A region from the Pithys albifrons albifrons isolate INPA30051 chromosome Z, PitAlb_v1, whole genome shotgun sequence genome encodes:
- the LOC139684434 gene encoding avidin-like, which produces MGTLSCCLLLTLALLIPQESASRKCDLQGLWRNELGSNMTLLALNTAGTFSGSYHTAVTATNKQILVSPLQGAQQHPGAKRHPTFGFTVQWQFSDSTTAFVGQCFVDRHGKETLETMWLLREEVPSHRDTWKATRIGTSIFTRIK; this is translated from the exons ATGGGgaccctcagctgctgcttgctgctcaccctggccctgctcatCCCGCAGGAGTCTGCATCCAGGAAG TGTGATCTGCAGGGCCTGTGGAGGAACGAGCTGGGCTCCAACATGACCCTCTTGGCCCTGAACACAGCTGGAACCTTCTCAGGCTCCTACCACACTGCTGTGACAGCCACCAACAAGCAGATCCTGGTGTCACCCCTGCAAGGGGCCCAGCAGCACCCTGGTGCCAAGAGACACCCCACCTTCGGCTTCACTGTACAGTGGCAGTTCTCAG ACTCCACCACCGCCTTTGTAGGTCAGTGCTTTGTGGATCGCCATGGGAAGGAGACACTGGAAACCATGTGGCTCCTGCGGGAAGAGgtcccatcccacagggacacctggaaaGCCACCAG GATTGGCACCTCCATCTTTACCCGCATCAAGTGA
- the LOC139684433 gene encoding avidin-like isoform X2, whose translation MSHRFLFVLSLPVGMAVAATAAGCQLLCQEAEIPSGKEANKEKAKATYSNWWLGRTRNAKCNLTGWWENDLGSKMHVFEVDSEGNFSGEYHTAVSSTTNPIQPSPLIGSQHLDKDGQCTFGFTVNWKKFSDSTAVFVGQCFTGDNGDEVLKTSWLLREKVNSQPNDWKATRTGHNTFNRVG comes from the exons ATGAGCCACCGCTTCCTCTTCGTCCTCTCTCTTCCCGTGGGGATGGCCGTGGCAGCGACCGCGGCAGGATGCCAG ctTCTCTGCCAGGAAGCTGAGATCCCAAGTGGGAAAGAGGCCAACAAGGAGAAGGCGAAGGCAACCTACAGCAATTGGTGGCTAGGCCGCACAAGGAATGCCAAG TGCAACTTGACTGGCTGGTGGGAGAACGATCTGGGCTCCAAGATGCACGTGTTCGAAGTTGACAGTGAGGGCAACTTCTCTGGCGAGTACCACACTGCTGTATCAAGCACCACCAATCCCATTCAGCCATCCCCCCTCATTGGCTCTCAACACCTGGACAAGGATGGGCAGTGCACCTTTGGCTTTACGGTCAACTGGAAGAAGTTTTCAG ACTCCACAGCTGTCTTTGTGGGCCAGTGCTTCACAGGGGACAATGGGGATGAGGTCCTGAAGACCTCCTGGCTGCTGCGGGAGAAGGTCAACTCCCAGCCCAATGACTGGAAGGCCACCAG GACCGGCCACAACACCTTCAATCGTGTGGGCTGA
- the LOC139684433 gene encoding avidin-like isoform X1 encodes MSHRFLFVLSLPVGMAVAATAAGCQLLCQEAEIPSGKEANKEKAKATYSNWWLGRTRNAKQCNLTGWWENDLGSKMHVFEVDSEGNFSGEYHTAVSSTTNPIQPSPLIGSQHLDKDGQCTFGFTVNWKKFSDSTAVFVGQCFTGDNGDEVLKTSWLLREKVNSQPNDWKATRTGHNTFNRVG; translated from the exons ATGAGCCACCGCTTCCTCTTCGTCCTCTCTCTTCCCGTGGGGATGGCCGTGGCAGCGACCGCGGCAGGATGCCAG ctTCTCTGCCAGGAAGCTGAGATCCCAAGTGGGAAAGAGGCCAACAAGGAGAAGGCGAAGGCAACCTACAGCAATTGGTGGCTAGGCCGCACAAGGAATGCCAAG CAGTGCAACTTGACTGGCTGGTGGGAGAACGATCTGGGCTCCAAGATGCACGTGTTCGAAGTTGACAGTGAGGGCAACTTCTCTGGCGAGTACCACACTGCTGTATCAAGCACCACCAATCCCATTCAGCCATCCCCCCTCATTGGCTCTCAACACCTGGACAAGGATGGGCAGTGCACCTTTGGCTTTACGGTCAACTGGAAGAAGTTTTCAG ACTCCACAGCTGTCTTTGTGGGCCAGTGCTTCACAGGGGACAATGGGGATGAGGTCCTGAAGACCTCCTGGCTGCTGCGGGAGAAGGTCAACTCCCAGCCCAATGACTGGAAGGCCACCAG GACCGGCCACAACACCTTCAATCGTGTGGGCTGA